ATTGAGAATCAGAAGTGGAAACCAGGGACTTGACGGCGATTAAAATCGCCAGGTGCGTTTCATCCCCATGTCTAAAGCCAGGGGCTTTCACGCACGGTTTTCGGTAATAGAACCTCGCGATATTGAATAATGCAAATAGAAACAGGCCGATCGAATCTAGATGATTTAGAAATCTTCGCTAAGAGCAGTTCTTAGCAAAGTCAAGATTGTCGAGACAATTGCTGAAATTAACACGACAATCATCAGTAAGGCTAAAGCCGAAAAAGGCGAGACGATCGCCATCACTAATAAAGCTAATATTAATATCATCCAAACTGGCTTTTTCATCTTGTCTTTTCTGTATAACTATCTCTACTCTTTCATCCTAATAAAATCTAGCTAAGACAGAAATCTAACTCTGGCAGCATTTGAGCTAAACTGGTGGCAGTTATGTGAGTCGATCGCTTCCTGCCATGCTGTCTAGCCCCCAATCCCAAACGGCTGCGCTTGTTCCAGGAAGTCTGCGTAGCGTTCATCATATCGCCTTGAACGTCAAAGATATGCAGGCTTCTCGTCATTTTTACGGAAATATCTTGGGATTGCACGAACTCACAGGGGATGAAGTTCCCAAAACGCTAGTTGATTTGGTAGCGGCTGGGAAAGTTGCCAACTTCGTTACTCCAGATGGTACGGTGATCGATTTATTTTGGGAACCGGAACTATCGCCGCCAGATGCAGACCCCAGTCGCGCTTTTACTCGCGCCAATCATTTAGCCTTTGATATCGCTCCACAGTTATTCGATACAGCACTTGAGGTGCTGAAACAGCATCAAGTGCAAATAGATAGTGGCCCAGTAACTCGTCCTACGGGAAGAGGAATTTATTTTTACGACCCGGATGGTTTGATTATCGAAATTCGCTGCGACCCGTTGCCAGGTGGGGCTTAGTCCCAGAGCGATCGATCCATCGAGTTGATTGCATTTGCCCGTCTCCTTCCCAGGAG
This portion of the Aerosakkonema funiforme FACHB-1375 genome encodes:
- a CDS encoding VOC family protein, yielding MLSSPQSQTAALVPGSLRSVHHIALNVKDMQASRHFYGNILGLHELTGDEVPKTLVDLVAAGKVANFVTPDGTVIDLFWEPELSPPDADPSRAFTRANHLAFDIAPQLFDTALEVLKQHQVQIDSGPVTRPTGRGIYFYDPDGLIIEIRCDPLPGGA